One Lysinibacillus fusiformis genomic window carries:
- a CDS encoding acyl-CoA thioesterase translates to MFVSEKQIEIRYAETDQMGVVYHANYIIWMEIGRTQLVSDAGFEYAALEKEGYVSPVMDLSISYKAAMHYGQVATVRTWVEKHDRLRTTYGYEILHEDGTVAATAQSVHILAQKETLRPVSLSKIDPVWDAKYKEIALEQK, encoded by the coding sequence ATGTTTGTAAGTGAAAAACAGATTGAGATTCGATATGCCGAAACGGATCAGATGGGCGTTGTGTACCACGCAAACTACATCATATGGATGGAAATTGGACGTACACAACTAGTGAGCGATGCTGGTTTTGAGTATGCGGCATTAGAAAAAGAAGGCTATGTATCGCCAGTGATGGATTTATCCATTTCTTATAAGGCAGCTATGCATTACGGACAGGTAGCAACTGTACGCACATGGGTGGAGAAGCACGACCGTTTACGTACAACATATGGCTATGAAATTTTACATGAGGATGGAACAGTCGCTGCTACTGCGCAGTCAGTACATATTTTAGCTCAGAAAGAAACGCTAAGACCTGTTTCGCTCAGTAAAATTGACCCTGTGTGGGATGCAAAATATAAAGAAATTGCGCTTGAGCAAAAATAG
- a CDS encoding SPFH domain-containing protein: MGLLKAGVGALAGVLEDQWREYFYCESLTADVLVTKGIKRTSKRGTNKGNDNIISNGSIIAINEGQCMMIVEQGKVVEFSSESGEYVYDTSTEPSIMYGNDLSSNIMETFKQIGKRFTFGGETAKDQRVYYFNKKEIIGNKYGTPAPIPFRVIDRNIGLDIDIAIRCHGEYSYKIVDPLLFYTNVCGNVEREFTRDAIDSQLKTELMTALQPAFAQISASGVRYSEIPAHTMALADALNKVLSEKWLATRGLAVVSFGISSLKASEEDEAMLKQLQRNAVMRDPGMAAAHLTGAQAEAMIAAAKNEGGAMSGFMGLNMATQAGGVNAGQLFQMNEQNKQTQMAQASMKAQSAATSGVWTCACEHENTGKFCSNCGASKPMAEGWACTCGTVNKGKFCSECGAKKPVGALQIACDKCGWEPENVENPPKFCPECGDVFDENDRK; this comes from the coding sequence ATGGGTTTATTAAAAGCAGGCGTTGGTGCATTAGCAGGCGTATTAGAAGATCAATGGCGTGAGTATTTCTATTGCGAGTCGCTTACAGCAGACGTTCTTGTAACGAAGGGCATAAAGCGTACTTCTAAACGTGGGACGAATAAAGGGAATGATAACATTATTAGTAATGGCTCCATTATTGCCATTAATGAAGGCCAATGTATGATGATTGTTGAGCAAGGAAAAGTAGTAGAGTTCTCTTCGGAGTCTGGTGAATATGTATATGATACTTCCACAGAACCATCAATTATGTATGGCAATGATCTTTCTTCGAACATTATGGAAACGTTTAAACAAATCGGAAAACGATTTACATTTGGCGGTGAAACAGCGAAAGATCAACGCGTGTATTACTTCAATAAAAAAGAAATCATTGGTAATAAGTATGGTACACCCGCACCTATTCCTTTCCGTGTCATCGATAGAAACATTGGTTTAGATATTGATATTGCTATTCGTTGTCATGGGGAATATTCATATAAAATTGTCGATCCATTATTATTCTATACAAATGTATGCGGGAATGTGGAACGAGAATTTACACGTGATGCGATTGACAGCCAATTAAAAACAGAACTCATGACAGCATTACAACCGGCCTTTGCGCAAATTTCAGCAAGTGGTGTGCGTTATAGTGAAATACCTGCACATACAATGGCCTTAGCTGATGCATTAAACAAGGTGTTATCGGAAAAATGGCTAGCAACACGTGGGCTGGCAGTTGTGTCATTTGGAATAAGTTCTTTAAAAGCGTCTGAAGAAGATGAAGCAATGTTGAAACAATTGCAACGTAACGCGGTGATGCGTGATCCTGGCATGGCAGCCGCTCATTTAACAGGGGCACAGGCGGAGGCAATGATTGCAGCTGCTAAAAATGAAGGTGGCGCAATGTCGGGCTTTATGGGCTTGAACATGGCGACGCAAGCAGGTGGTGTCAATGCAGGGCAGCTTTTTCAAATGAACGAGCAAAATAAGCAAACGCAAATGGCACAAGCATCCATGAAGGCACAATCGGCGGCAACTTCAGGTGTATGGACATGTGCGTGTGAGCATGAAAATACAGGGAAATTCTGTTCGAATTGTGGTGCATCAAAACCAATGGCTGAAGGCTGGGCATGTACATGCGGTACAGTCAATAAAGGAAAGTTTTGTAGTGAATGTGGTGCGAAAAAACCGGTTGGAGCCTTGCAAATTGCTTGCGATAAATGCGGTTGGGAGCCAGAAAATGTGGAAAATCCACCAAAATTCTGTCCAGAATGTGGTGATGTTTTCGATGAAAATGATAGGAAGTAA
- a CDS encoding Ger(x)C family spore germination protein, with amino-acid sequence MKKKIILIISLAATLFLSGCWDVSEPQRMYYILGVGIDFKDDQYEIFMQIIDFSNVAKSEKPNQNSTQAEIGRSKGKTMEEAFFKLYRSIDQKVFWGHMTYLILSEEAMKSEHAVPIIDSFLRHRETRYQIWAYSTQDSIEEILLITPIINKSLTASKLSNPLNTGAQESFVEPINLRKLIVGLNEPSHEISIPLVTINKKWQTTDQPSEETALTGVGVLSKDGFKGFIKDDAARGMQWMLGEKSQGEVTFKLKNKEHDYLTVDLEKLGLDVKPIVKNNDVKFEIALTFNATVNGFKGEVTSDEIREGIVKQIKKDIKTTYGEALKMDSDIFRLSEYLYRNNVKIWKKLEVDGKIPLTEDSISKLDVLVNKVSPGRKTFAETIEE; translated from the coding sequence ATGAAGAAAAAAATTATATTAATAATAAGTCTAGCTGCAACACTTTTTCTTTCGGGATGTTGGGATGTATCGGAACCACAAAGAATGTATTATATTCTTGGAGTTGGTATTGATTTTAAGGATGACCAATATGAAATATTCATGCAAATTATCGACTTTTCAAATGTTGCTAAATCTGAGAAACCTAATCAAAATTCAACACAGGCTGAAATTGGACGTTCTAAAGGAAAAACGATGGAGGAGGCATTTTTTAAATTATATCGTTCCATCGATCAAAAAGTCTTTTGGGGACATATGACCTACCTTATTCTGTCAGAAGAAGCAATGAAAAGTGAGCATGCTGTACCAATTATCGACAGTTTTCTACGTCATAGGGAAACAAGATATCAAATTTGGGCTTATTCCACACAAGATTCTATTGAAGAAATTCTTTTAATCACACCAATCATCAACAAATCTCTTACAGCTTCGAAACTAAGTAACCCACTCAATACAGGTGCACAAGAATCATTTGTTGAACCCATTAATTTACGGAAGTTAATCGTTGGATTGAATGAACCAAGCCATGAAATTAGTATTCCATTAGTGACTATTAATAAAAAATGGCAGACAACAGACCAGCCATCCGAGGAAACTGCTTTAACAGGTGTAGGTGTACTTTCAAAAGATGGTTTTAAAGGCTTTATCAAGGATGATGCTGCGAGAGGTATGCAATGGATGCTGGGTGAAAAGAGCCAAGGAGAAGTAACCTTCAAATTAAAAAATAAGGAACATGATTACTTAACAGTAGATTTAGAAAAATTAGGTCTAGATGTTAAACCAATTGTAAAAAACAATGACGTTAAATTTGAAATAGCTTTAACATTTAATGCTACAGTTAATGGTTTCAAAGGAGAAGTAACCTCCGATGAAATAAGAGAGGGCATCGTTAAACAAATTAAAAAGGATATTAAAACAACCTATGGGGAAGCATTAAAAATGGATAGTGATATTTTCCGCTTATCAGAATATCTATATCGAAATAACGTAAAGATATGGAAGAAATTAGAAGTAGATGGTAAGATACCATTGACTGAAGATTCCATTAGTAAATTAGATGTTCTTGTAAATAAAGTTAGTCCTGGTAGAAAAACATTTGCTGAAACAATTGAAGAATAA
- a CDS encoding DUF423 domain-containing protein, whose protein sequence is MEILLGLGAIMACLGVALGAFGAHALKDKFSTPRYAAIWETAVQYHMYHSLGLLVLGILSSDALLGTSSMLSWAGYLMFAGIIFFSGSLYTLAVTGVKKLGAITPIGGMLFIVAWILVAINAFA, encoded by the coding sequence ATGGAAATTTTACTAGGTTTAGGTGCTATTATGGCTTGTCTTGGGGTGGCACTTGGGGCATTTGGAGCACATGCATTAAAAGATAAATTTTCGACGCCACGATATGCGGCCATTTGGGAAACCGCCGTGCAATATCATATGTATCATTCACTAGGTCTACTTGTCCTTGGTATTTTATCTAGTGATGCACTTTTAGGAACATCGAGTATGCTTTCTTGGGCAGGCTATTTAATGTTCGCAGGCATTATTTTCTTCTCGGGCAGTTTATATACGCTTGCAGTTACAGGGGTAAAAAAACTAGGAGCAATTACACCAATCGGTGGCATGTTATTTATTGTTGCTTGGATACTGGTAGCCATTAACGCTTTTGCATAA
- a CDS encoding stalk domain-containing protein, with amino-acid sequence MKKSTILFSVLILLLTFSMGAYAATKYNFTFDGKKQSLDVQLINNKAYVPLDDITELFGGKVTYDSKSKTYAVTSKATESTIQSELSKTIKDVTVTIDKVVQDSDSLKIYVTYVNNSDDKISNGSDLSKIVANGKQYSYNSKFNFERWYKKENVPHADTYIEPGVTAEDVIFYAPVDADSINILIHANWTDYRFNNVKITK; translated from the coding sequence GTGAAAAAATCAACAATTCTATTCAGTGTACTTATTTTACTATTAACTTTCAGTATGGGTGCATACGCTGCAACAAAGTATAATTTCACTTTTGACGGAAAAAAACAATCTCTTGATGTACAGTTAATTAATAATAAGGCATATGTACCATTAGATGATATTACTGAGCTATTTGGCGGGAAAGTAACTTACGATAGCAAATCTAAAACATATGCTGTTACATCAAAAGCTACTGAATCTACTATTCAATCTGAATTGTCAAAAACCATCAAAGATGTAACCGTTACAATTGATAAAGTAGTGCAAGATTCTGATTCGTTAAAAATTTATGTTACGTATGTCAATAACTCTGATGATAAAATTAGCAATGGAAGCGATTTATCTAAGATTGTCGCAAATGGAAAACAGTACAGTTATAACTCTAAATTCAATTTTGAAAGATGGTATAAAAAAGAAAATGTTCCTCACGCTGATACGTATATTGAGCCTGGCGTAACTGCTGAAGATGTTATTTTTTATGCTCCTGTTGATGCTGATTCAATAAATATTCTAATTCATGCTAACTGGACAGATTACAGATTTAATAATGTAAAGATTACAAAATAA